The Betaproteobacteria bacterium genome includes a window with the following:
- a CDS encoding TIGR04282 family arsenosugar biosynthesis glycosyltransferase has translation MAARNESSLLIFARAPVPGNVKTRLIPLLGAHGAAALHRALTEHALAVAHESGIGPVELWCTPSTDDAFFHACHERFKAELHPQCKGDLGMRMLDAFENALGRSRHVLLTGSDCPSLTAADLWTAVRALRDGRHAVFCPAEDGGYTLIGLTHAMPALFDAMTWGTDIVMEETRQRLRNLGWRWHELPTHWDLDRPEDYQRLVREGWIANAEPGGQS, from the coding sequence ATGGCCGCGAGAAATGAAAGCAGCCTCCTGATATTCGCGCGCGCGCCGGTTCCCGGCAATGTCAAGACTCGGCTGATCCCGCTGCTCGGCGCACACGGCGCGGCGGCGCTGCACCGCGCGCTGACAGAACACGCGCTGGCGGTGGCTCATGAATCGGGAATCGGTCCCGTCGAACTGTGGTGCACGCCTTCGACCGACGATGCTTTCTTCCACGCCTGTCACGAGCGTTTCAAGGCCGAACTGCATCCGCAATGCAAGGGCGATCTCGGCATGCGCATGCTCGATGCCTTCGAGAATGCGCTCGGCCGTTCGCGGCACGTGCTACTCACGGGCAGCGACTGCCCCTCCCTGACCGCGGCGGACCTGTGGACCGCCGTGCGCGCGCTTCGCGATGGCCGCCACGCCGTGTTCTGCCCGGCGGAGGACGGCGGCTACACGCTGATCGGCCTGACGCACGCGATGCCGGCGTTGTTCGACGCGATGACCTGGGGGACCGACATCGTCATGGAGGAGACCCGTCAACGCCTGCGCAATCTCGGCTGGCGCTGGCACGAACTGCCGACTCACTGGGATCTGGATCGCCCGGAAGACTATCAACGGCTGGTGCGCGAAGGCTGGATTGCGAACGCAGAACCGGGCGGTCAATCTTGA
- a CDS encoding DUF547 domain-containing protein, producing MIRKFLFVTLLSLIPFFPAHAFDHSHAQWDALTKKHVVWLPGGHASQVDYKGFQADRQALKAYLGGVSSVNQADYDGWSKSQKLAFLINAYNAFTVELILTGYPEVKSIKDLGSLIRSPWKKKFFTLLGKEHGLDDIEQGMIRAPGSFDEARIHMALNCASIGCPALRDEAYVADKLDAQFEDSVVRFLSDRSRNRFNDQGGRLEMSKIFDWYGKDFAARSGSVEAWLARYADKLADEPKVQQTIRDRKAKLEFLDYDWALNDKK from the coding sequence ATGATCCGCAAATTTCTATTCGTGACGCTGCTTTCGCTGATTCCTTTTTTTCCTGCGCATGCATTCGACCACTCGCATGCGCAATGGGACGCCCTGACAAAAAAACATGTCGTCTGGCTGCCCGGAGGGCATGCGTCCCAGGTCGACTACAAGGGTTTTCAGGCCGATCGCCAGGCGCTCAAGGCCTATCTGGGCGGCGTCTCCTCGGTGAACCAGGCGGATTACGACGGCTGGAGCAAATCGCAGAAGCTCGCTTTCCTGATCAACGCCTATAACGCGTTCACCGTCGAGCTTATCCTGACCGGATACCCGGAGGTGAAATCGATCAAGGATCTCGGTTCGCTGATCAGAAGTCCGTGGAAGAAGAAGTTCTTCACCCTGCTCGGCAAGGAGCACGGCCTCGACGATATCGAGCAAGGCATGATCCGCGCGCCAGGCAGCTTCGACGAAGCCCGCATTCATATGGCGCTGAATTGCGCTTCGATCGGCTGCCCGGCGCTGCGCGACGAGGCTTACGTCGCGGACAAGCTGGACGCGCAGTTCGAAGACAGCGTCGTGCGTTTTCTCTCCGACCGCTCACGCAACCGTTTCAACGACCAGGGCGGCAGGCTCGAAATGTCAAAGATTTTCGATTGGTACGGCAAGGATTTCGCGGCGCGGTCGGGATCGGTGGAGGCCTGGTTGGCGCGGTACGCCGACAAGCTCGCCGACGAACCGAAGGTCCAGCAGACGATCCGCGACCGGAAAGCCAAACTCGAATTCCTGGATTACGACTGGGCGCTGAACGACAAGAAGTGA
- a CDS encoding bifunctional 4-hydroxy-2-oxoglutarate aldolase/2-dehydro-3-deoxy-phosphogluconate aldolase translates to MKKSANVRKLLALRVIPVLRLRSRRDAETAIDCLIEAGFRTVELTLTTPGAIELIGSLRRSSNADFLVGAGTVLDLGSAQACLDAGADYLVSPCLVPGMAALANDAGRLALTGGFTPAEVLAAWREGATVVKVFPASTGGPSHLGALHAVYPDIPLCPTGGVSSSNMLDYFKAGAAVVGIGNNVIDQKALAAGDRSGVIAHARGFLEIAATAPV, encoded by the coding sequence ATGAAGAAAAGTGCCAATGTCCGCAAGTTGCTTGCGCTGCGGGTGATCCCGGTTCTCAGGCTTCGCTCCCGGCGGGATGCCGAAACCGCGATCGATTGCCTGATCGAAGCCGGTTTCCGAACCGTCGAGCTGACGCTGACGACCCCGGGCGCGATCGAGCTGATCGGGTCACTGCGCCGGAGCAGCAACGCGGATTTCCTGGTCGGTGCCGGGACGGTCCTCGACCTTGGCAGTGCCCAGGCCTGTCTCGACGCGGGCGCCGACTATCTCGTCTCGCCCTGCCTGGTGCCGGGGATGGCGGCGCTGGCCAATGACGCGGGACGCCTGGCGCTGACCGGCGGTTTCACGCCGGCCGAAGTGCTGGCCGCATGGCGCGAAGGCGCAACCGTCGTCAAAGTCTTTCCCGCTTCCACCGGCGGACCCTCCCACCTCGGCGCGTTGCACGCGGTTTATCCGGATATTCCCCTGTGTCCGACCGGCGGCGTGTCGTCTTCGAATATGCTCGACTATTTCAAGGCCGGAGCGGCGGTAGTCGGCATCGGCAACAATGTCATCGATCAGAAGGCGCTGGCGGCGGGCGATCGCAGCGGGGTCATCGCACACGCACGCGGATTTCTCGAAATCGCGGCGACGGCGCCCGTGTGA
- a CDS encoding TIGR04283 family arsenosugar biosynthesis glycosyltransferase yields MRREVKPASLSIVVPTLNEAPGIVSFLQPLQRLRERGVELILADGGSRDGTVAAATPLVDRVISARRGPASQMNAGAAVCAGDVLLFLHADCTLPEHADHSILNGLASSRRRWGRFDVRLSGAAIMLRVVERAMNLRSRLTGICTGDQALFVERTVFEQSGGFPEIELMEDVAFSGQLRKSGPPLCLSVTLVASSRRWEKNGIWRTILLMWRLRLAYFLGSEPRRLAERYHGREK; encoded by the coding sequence GTGAGGCGTGAGGTCAAACCGGCGAGCCTTTCCATCGTCGTACCGACGCTGAACGAGGCGCCGGGCATTGTTTCGTTTCTCCAGCCGCTGCAGCGGCTGCGCGAGCGCGGGGTCGAGTTGATTCTCGCCGACGGCGGCAGCCGTGACGGGACCGTGGCCGCGGCCACCCCGCTGGTGGACCGGGTCATTTCCGCCCGGCGCGGCCCTGCGTCGCAGATGAATGCAGGCGCAGCCGTTTGCGCTGGCGACGTCCTGTTGTTTCTGCATGCGGATTGCACGCTTCCCGAACATGCCGATCATTCGATCCTGAACGGCCTCGCCTCTTCACGGCGGCGCTGGGGCCGCTTCGACGTGCGGCTCTCCGGCGCGGCCATTATGCTGCGGGTCGTCGAACGCGCAATGAACCTGCGTTCGCGCCTGACGGGCATCTGCACCGGTGATCAGGCATTGTTTGTCGAACGTACGGTGTTCGAGCAGAGCGGCGGTTTTCCCGAAATCGAGCTGATGGAAGACGTGGCGTTCAGCGGGCAACTCCGGAAATCCGGCCCGCCTCTTTGTCTCTCGGTCACCCTGGTCGCTTCATCCCGGCGATGGGAAAAGAACGGGATATGGCGCACCATTCTATTGATGTGGCGGCTGCGACTCGCTTATTTCCTCGGATCCGAACCCCGCCGTCTTGCTGAACGCTACCATGGCCGCGAGAAATGA
- a CDS encoding sugar kinase: protein MPDIDVVSLGEPLYEFSQIPQAPGRYLQGFGGDTMNCAIAATRLGARVAYITRLGDDEFGRQFLRLWRDEGLDTSGVAIDPEAHTAVYFITHGATGHVFSYLRKGSAASRLSAADLPLELIERARYFHTSGISQAISENACDAVCAAIEAAKSAGVAFVYDSNLRLRLWPLARAREVITATLAQADYFLLSMEDAEALCGLRDADAIVDWCHRAGAGVVTLKLGAGGVIGSDSTRRERIEGYKVDCVDATGAGDCFAGALLARMSAGDDFWQALRYANAAAALTTTGYGAVAPLPRPEAVRQLMNRG, encoded by the coding sequence GTGCCCGATATCGACGTCGTCTCGCTCGGCGAACCGCTCTACGAGTTCAGCCAAATTCCGCAGGCTCCCGGCAGGTATCTGCAGGGTTTCGGCGGCGACACCATGAACTGCGCGATCGCGGCCACGCGCCTGGGCGCGCGCGTCGCGTATATCACCCGGCTCGGCGATGACGAGTTCGGCCGCCAGTTTCTCCGGCTTTGGCGCGACGAAGGACTCGACACTTCGGGTGTTGCAATCGATCCCGAAGCGCACACGGCGGTGTATTTCATTACGCACGGCGCGACGGGGCATGTGTTCAGCTATCTGCGCAAAGGTTCGGCGGCGAGCCGTCTGAGTGCGGCCGACCTGCCGCTCGAATTAATAGAGCGCGCGAGGTATTTCCATACTTCGGGGATCAGCCAGGCGATCAGCGAAAACGCGTGCGACGCGGTATGCGCCGCGATCGAAGCCGCGAAAAGTGCGGGTGTGGCGTTCGTCTACGATTCCAATCTGAGGTTGCGGCTGTGGCCGCTCGCGCGAGCCAGGGAAGTGATCACGGCTACGCTGGCGCAAGCCGATTACTTCCTGCTGAGCATGGAAGATGCCGAAGCGCTGTGCGGCCTGCGCGATGCCGATGCGATCGTCGACTGGTGCCATCGTGCGGGTGCGGGGGTCGTGACGCTCAAGCTCGGCGCGGGTGGCGTCATCGGCAGCGATTCGACGAGACGCGAGCGCATCGAGGGCTACAAGGTGGACTGTGTGGATGCGACCGGAGCCGGAGACTGTTTCGCCGGCGCACTGCTGGCGCGCATGTCTGCGGGGGATGATTTCTGGCAGGCACTGCGCTATGCCAATGCAGCGGCAGCGCTGACGACGACGGGATACGGCGCCGTCGCACCCTTACCCAGGCCTGAGGCGGTGCGGCAACTGATGAATCGCGGCTGA
- a CDS encoding DUF3047 domain-containing protein translates to MSRRIAVVVLAVAGSLTCVDAANEQAAIVRFSSAKSGDPLPAPWKLVTLAKIKKPTRYSLVLDADKTVLRADADASMASVMHPLHFDPRDHPVVEWRWKIAHLLRKSNIATKAGDDFPARFYVLFDYDIARLPFATRAKIRVARALFGEDVPLAVLCYVWDGKSIKGAATWSPYTDRVRIIVAESGEAHLNQWVTVRRNIVDDFRAAFGEDPPQVTGVAVATDTDNTGESAVAFYGDIRFLKSVEDR, encoded by the coding sequence TTGAGCCGTCGCATCGCGGTTGTGGTACTCGCGGTCGCGGGCAGCCTGACTTGCGTCGATGCGGCAAACGAGCAAGCCGCGATCGTGCGCTTCTCTTCCGCGAAATCCGGCGATCCGCTGCCGGCCCCCTGGAAGCTCGTCACGCTGGCGAAGATCAAGAAGCCGACGCGTTACTCGCTGGTGCTCGACGCGGACAAGACCGTGCTGCGCGCCGATGCCGACGCCTCGATGGCGAGCGTGATGCACCCGCTGCATTTCGATCCGCGCGACCATCCGGTCGTCGAATGGCGCTGGAAGATCGCCCACTTGCTGCGAAAATCGAACATCGCCACCAAGGCCGGCGATGATTTCCCGGCACGGTTCTACGTGCTATTCGATTACGACATCGCCCGGCTGCCGTTTGCCACGCGCGCGAAAATCCGGGTCGCGCGCGCGCTCTTCGGCGAAGATGTTCCGCTCGCGGTGCTGTGCTACGTGTGGGACGGCAAGTCCATCAAGGGTGCGGCCACGTGGAGTCCCTACACCGACCGCGTACGGATCATCGTTGCCGAAAGCGGTGAAGCGCATCTGAACCAGTGGGTCACAGTGAGGCGCAATATCGTCGACGATTTCCGTGCCGCCTTCGGCGAAGATCCGCCTCAGGTAACCGGAGTAGCCGTGGCCACCGATACCGACAATACCGGCGAGTCCGCTGTCGCCTTCTATGGCGATATCCGTTTTCTGAAATCGGTCGAAGACCGATGA
- a CDS encoding antibiotic biosynthesis monooxygenase gives MARFVITVDFYLHAGTLEPFLILIKENAHKSLNEEPGCDRFDVLIEKGAPDHIVLYEIYKDRAAFDFHLKSRHFAEFNTASQRYVKDKKVVQYEYTNDGEKNRD, from the coding sequence ATGGCCCGCTTCGTCATCACCGTTGATTTTTATCTGCATGCCGGCACGCTCGAGCCCTTCCTCATCCTGATCAAGGAAAACGCCCACAAGTCGCTCAACGAGGAGCCCGGCTGCGATCGCTTCGACGTCCTGATCGAAAAAGGCGCGCCCGATCACATCGTGCTGTACGAAATCTACAAGGACCGGGCGGCCTTCGATTTCCACCTGAAGTCGCGCCATTTTGCGGAATTCAATACGGCTTCGCAACGCTACGTAAAAGACAAGAAGGTCGTGCAATACGAATATACCAATGATGGGGAAAAGAACCGGGACTAG
- a CDS encoding RNA-binding protein, translating to MNIFVGNLSQEVTETDLAELFKQFGQVKSTEVKRDLFSGVTKGFGFVEMPGKNHSLAAIASLDGKDFKGQPLRVNEAREFPARGRRR from the coding sequence ATGAATATTTTCGTCGGCAACTTGTCGCAGGAAGTGACCGAAACCGACCTCGCGGAGTTGTTCAAGCAGTTCGGCCAGGTGAAGTCGACCGAAGTAAAGCGCGACCTTTTTTCGGGCGTAACCAAGGGCTTCGGTTTTGTCGAAATGCCCGGAAAAAATCACTCGCTGGCGGCGATCGCCAGCCTCGATGGCAAGGATTTCAAGGGACAGCCGCTACGCGTGAATGAAGCGCGGGAATTTCCAGCAAGAGGAAGAAGGCGGTAA
- a CDS encoding FAD-dependent oxidoreductase, with translation MKRLVLIGGGHAHVEVLRRFGVQPPARAELVLVSPHPDTPYSGMLPGWIAGHYTRNDCHIDLARLARFARCRWLQTSCNGINPDARLVFCENGQTLPFDLVSVDIGNRSPALETPGAIEHALAVRPIDRFMAEWEEVCRMAAAGRAPRHIAMVGAGAAGAEVLLSMQHRLREIAPTLRPEFELVGDGPDLLPGHNASARAILKRVLEARGVRLRLNSWVERVDRGRLQLHDGAAIATELIAWATGASPSLWPRSVGLATDDRGFILVNDELQSVSHPGVFAAGDIATMRNHPRPKSGVFAVRAGPPLEHNLRRALQDLPPVAWQPQRHALALITTGDRHAIASRGDLALQGDWVWRWKNWIDRRFMRRYEIRE, from the coding sequence ATGAAGCGCCTTGTATTGATCGGCGGCGGACACGCTCACGTGGAAGTGTTGCGCCGCTTCGGCGTGCAGCCGCCGGCGCGCGCGGAACTCGTCCTGGTGAGTCCGCACCCGGATACGCCTTATTCCGGCATGTTGCCCGGCTGGATAGCCGGACACTACACGCGAAACGATTGTCACATCGACCTGGCGCGGCTGGCCCGCTTCGCCCGCTGCCGCTGGTTGCAGACGTCTTGCAACGGCATCAATCCGGACGCGCGCCTGGTATTTTGCGAGAACGGGCAGACCCTGCCGTTCGACCTCGTGTCCGTGGATATCGGCAACCGCTCGCCCGCGCTGGAAACGCCGGGTGCGATCGAGCACGCACTGGCGGTCAGACCGATAGATCGCTTCATGGCGGAATGGGAGGAGGTCTGCCGCATGGCGGCGGCCGGCCGTGCGCCCCGCCATATCGCCATGGTGGGCGCGGGTGCTGCAGGAGCCGAAGTGCTGTTGTCGATGCAACATCGGTTGCGCGAGATCGCGCCCACCCTGCGGCCGGAATTCGAGCTCGTCGGCGACGGCCCCGATCTCCTCCCCGGCCACAATGCGTCTGCACGCGCGATCCTGAAACGCGTGCTGGAAGCTCGCGGGGTCAGACTGCGGCTCAACAGCTGGGTCGAGCGCGTGGATCGGGGGCGATTGCAATTGCACGACGGTGCGGCGATTGCGACCGAACTGATCGCGTGGGCCACCGGTGCCTCGCCATCGCTGTGGCCCCGCTCGGTCGGACTGGCCACCGACGACCGCGGCTTCATCCTGGTGAACGATGAGCTGCAGTCGGTCTCGCATCCGGGCGTGTTTGCCGCCGGCGATATCGCCACGATGAGAAACCATCCGCGGCCAAAATCCGGCGTATTCGCCGTGCGCGCCGGACCGCCGCTCGAGCACAACCTGCGACGCGCCTTGCAAGACCTGCCACCCGTCGCGTGGCAGCCGCAGCGCCATGCATTGGCTTTGATCACCACCGGCGATCGCCATGCCATCGCCTCGCGCGGCGATCTGGCACTGCAGGGCGACTGGGTCTGGCGATGGAAAAACTGGATCGACCGGCGCTTCATGCGTCGCTATGAAATCCGCGAGTGA